AAGGGCTTGAAAATATCAAACGGCGTGTCCATAAATCAAATTCGCCAAAACTTAAAAAACTTTTTGATAGTTTTAATCCGGATTTAGTTGTTTGTACCCAGGCATTTCCTTGCGGGATGGTTGCTGATTATAAAAAAACCTACAGTGTAAATTTACCATTAGTTGCGGTATTAACGGATTATATCCCGCATTCATATTGGGTTTATGATACGGTAGATTACTATATAACTCCTTCCGAAGATGTATCGGCTCGCCTAGAAAAAAAAGGTGTCGCCTCCGGTAAGATTAGGTCATATGGCATACCATTCGACCACAAGTTTAATCAGAAACTGGATATTGGGCATATTTTTGATAAGTTAGGGTTGAATAAGCAAAGACCAGTGGTATTAATTATGGGGGGAGGCCAGGGGTTAGGTCCTATTAAAACTATCGTTGGATCCCTTGAAAAAAGTAATCATGATCTTTGCGAGCTGATTGTCGCCGGTATTAATAAGAAATTATTTAGGTCTCTCAAGCGTAAGATAAAGCATTATAAAAAAGATATTCACTTGTTTGGTTTTGTGCAGAATATCCATGAATTAATGCGGATTTCTAGTGTAATTATTTCTAAGCCTGGAGGGGTTACTACTGCTGAAGTTTTAAGTATGGGTTTGCCTATGGTTATTGTTAAACCTATTCCCGGCCAGGAAGTCAATAACACCAGTTTTTTAACCCAGAAAGGGGCAGCAATCAAAGTGGATGAGCCTAAAGTAGTCCATAAGATTATCGACGAACTGTTAGAAAATAAAACAAAATTAGAGCAATTGAAAAGCGCTGCTTTAAAAATTGCCAAGCCGCAGGCCAGCATGGATATTGCTAAACTTCTTTTGAGCCTATAGTGCTAAATTATTATCTTTACCGCTTTGGCCAATTTATCGCTTTAAACTTACCGCTAAAATTTGTTTATTGTTTTGCAATGTTTTTAGCCGACCTACATTATTTTTTTGCATTCCGTGATAGGAGATTTGTAAGAAATAACCTAAGGGTTATTTTTCCGGATAAACCGATTAGAGATTTACGAAAGATTAGTAGAAAGGTTTTTCAAAATTTTGCCAAGTACCTGGTAGATTTTTTCCGTTTTGAAAAATTGGATCTTGAGTATATAGATAAAAATATAAAGTTGGAAAATTTGCATCATTTTGATGACGCCTTGTCTAAAGGCAAGGGCGCAATAGTATTAACTGCTCATTTAGGCAATTGGGAGCTTGGAGGAGTGGTTATCGCGCAATTAAAGTATCCTTTTTGGGTGGTAGCCTTGCCCCATAAAAACAAAAAAGTTAATGGATTTTTCGACACGCAGAGGAATGGAAAAGGGGTTAAGGTTATTGCCATGGGAAAAGCTGTCAGAAGCTGTATTTCCGAAATCAGAAATAATCATATGGTGGCTTTGGTGGGGGACCGGGATTTTACTGAAAAAGGGATTGTAATTGATTTTTTTGGTAAACCTACGCATTTTCCGAAAGGGCCGGCAGCTTTAAGCCTAATGACTGGGGCTTTGATTGTTCCCGGTTTCATGCTTAGGAATCCAGACGATAGTTTTACTTTGAGAATTGAAAAACCAATAGAATTTTCTCCTACCGGAGATAGGGAAAAAGATTTGGCAGGATTAGTTACTGTTTATAAGAAGATTATTGAAGATTATATCCGTAAATATCCCGAACAATGGTATGTTTTCCATAAATTCTGGGTTAGCTAATTATGCGCACCTGTGTAATTATTCCAACTTATAATGAATCTAGGGCAATTGGCAGCTTAATTAGCCAGATAACTAAATTAGGCCTTGAGGTAATTATAGTGGATGATGGCTCAAGGGATGATACAGCAAAGATTGCACTTTCAAGCGGCGCTAAGGTTTTGCGTAATGATATTAATATGGGCAAAGGCGCCTCTTTAATCAAGGGGTATAATTTTGTTATTGCTCAGGGATTTGACGCAGTGATAAGTATGGATGGGGATGGCCAGCATTCATGCGATGATATTACGGCATTTATCCATAAGGCTAAAGATTCTCAAAACGCTTTGATTGTTGGTAACCGTATGAGCACAACTAGAGGCATGCCTGCCTTACGTGTTATAACTAATCGTTTTATGTCAGCATTAATTTCGTTAATCATTAAGCAATATATTCCTGATACTCAGTGTGGTTTCCGTTTAATAAAAAAAGAATTACTTGAGAAAATAAACTTATCAACCTCTAAATATGAAACTGAGTCTGAAATTCTGATTAAGGCGGCGCGCCTCGGTTTTAAAATCGAATCTATCCCGATTAAAACTATTTATTCCGGGCAAAAAAGCCAGATAAATCCTTTTATCGATACTTTAAGATTCCTGCGTTTCATTATTCTGCACTCTATAAGGAGCCCTAAGCATGTTTGAAAAGGTGTTTTCTGAATGATTCAGGTTTACACAGGTAATGGTAAAGGTAAGACTACTGCGGCATTGGGCCTGGCAATACGTGCTGCCGGAGCAGGATTTAATGTTTATATTGCGCAGTTTACAAAGGGCCGGTTTTGTAGCGAACATAAGGCATTGAAGAAAATAAAAAATATAAAAGTGGAACAGTTTGGCAGGAATTGTTTTATAAAATATAAACCTCAAGCAATCGATGTTGCGTTAGCTCATAAGGGCCTGGAAAAAGTAAAAAAAATTATTTCCCGCAGGAAATACCGCTTAATAATTTTAGATGAAATTAACGTTGCTCTGAAATTAAGGTTGGTCGAGATTAAAGACGTGCTGGATTTAATGAAATATACTCCCAGAGGCATTGAATTGGTTCTTACCGGCCGCTGCGCTCCGGAGCAGATTGTAAAATGCGCAGACTTGGTTAGCCAAATAAAGGAAATTAAGCATTATTATAAGCGTGGTTTTAGAGCAAGAAAAGGCATTGAGTTCTAAAAGATAAAGTTTATTGACAAATTAGAATGGAGTGTTAAAGTAATTAAGACAATTTAGTGATACAGGTTAAGGGAAATCCGTTTGGCCACAAGGCCATGGTTTGGCACAAAAAAGCCAAAGCCAGAAATCGGATGCGGTCCCGCCGCTGTAAAAGTTGACGAAAGCTGCTAGCAGATAAAAGCCACTGTACTATGGAAATTAGTATGGGAAGGCGCAGCAAGTAGGATAAGACTTAAGCCAGAAGACCTGCCTGTATAAAGAAAGTAATGCCTCGTGGAAGGGCCATAGTATTATCAGGGTGAAGCCCGATCCAGGTACCAGGAGTACCAGGTTCGGGTATTTTATTTTATGAAGAAAACTATTTTTCTAGCCGTATTTTTTGGTTTATTTTTTTACTCCACGGCTTTTGCGTATGCGCGCTATATCAGCCTTGCTCCTTCTACAACCGAGATACTTTTTGCTTTAGGGTTAGATGAAGAGATTGTGGGGGTAAGCTCGTATTGTAACTATCCGGCGCAGGCAAAAAACAAGAACAGGATTGGGGATTTTAGTAGTCCTAATATTGAGAAGATAATTTCATTAAAGCCGGATTATATTTTTTGTACCGGCCTTGAGCAAGCGCCAGTAATTACACAGTTAAAACAGCTCAAACTTAATGTTTATGTCGCCGACCCGGTAAATGTCGAAGAGTTGTTAAAAACAATCAAAGAAATAGGAGAGATAACCAAGAGAACAAGTCAAGCAACTGTATTGATTCAACAGATGAGAAACCAGATTCAGGCAGTAACTTCGAAGGTAGAACTTATTCCACAGGGAAAAAGGATTAAAGTTTTTCTTGAGATTTGGCATGAGCCATTAATGACTGCGGCGGGTGGCTCTTTTGTTGACGAGTTAGTTACTCTAGCAGGAGGGATTAATATTGCTCATGATTTACCACGGCCATATTGCAGTTTTAGCGCTGAAAGTGTAATTAGCCTTAATCCTCAATGCATTATCCTGGCGTATATGGATAAGGAGGCTCCTTTAAAATTAATTAAACAGCGTTTTGGCTGGGAAAGAATCGATGCCGTAAAGAATGGGCGGATATTCAACGATATTGATCCGGATATTTTACTTCGGCCCGGCCCAAGAATTACCAAAGGGCTTAGTCAAATTTATAAAAGATTGTACCAATAATAGAGGATAATTATGCGCCTTGGAAGAAAACTTTTAATTTTATTTTTACTACTCTGTGTGGCTGTAATTCTGGGCCTGATAAAAGGTGCGGTAAACATTCCATTGCCCGATCTTTTATCCAAAGGTAACCAAACGATTATTAATTTACGTTTATTACGGATTGTTGCGGCAATTTTTGTGGGAAGTGGTCTGGCGGTGTCTGGAATAGCGCTTCAGGCAATATTAAGGAATCCACTAGCTGAACCATATTTATTGGGTACTTCAAGCGGCGCGGGCCTAGCGGCGCTTAGTGCTATGATATTGGGAGTTTCTAGGATTTATATGCCTTTGGCAGCATTTCTGGGTGCAGGTCTGAGTATTATCATTGTTTATAATCTATCCCGTGAAAGAGGTATGATTGTGGATAAAACTCTGATTCTTTCCGGTGTCATTATCTCTGTTGCTTTTTCTTCGGTAATAGTATTTCTTGTATCGTTGTTTGGGGATAAAGCAATGCATGAGATGAACTGGTGGTTGTGGGGAAGCCTGCAGGTTTTTGATTATAAGCTTTTACTTTTGGTTGCATTTCCAGTGGTATTGGGGATATGTGTGATTTATCTGTTTGCTCAGGATCTTAACGCCATTAGCATGGGAGAAGAGGATGCAAGGCATTTGGGTATAGAGGTACAGAATATAAAGAAGGTGCTTATTTTTATTACTGCTTTGATTACTGCTAGCCTTATTTGTATCTGCGGGATAATTGGGTTTGTCGGTTTGATTGTGCCGCACATGATGCGCCTGGTTGTTGGCCCGAACCACAAAGTTTTAATCCCGGTGACGTGTCTGGCTGCTTCGGTCTTTATGGTTGCCTGTGACCTTTTAGCGCGTACACTTTTTGCGCCTGTTGAAATTCCTATTGGTGTACTTACGGCAATAATCGGGACGCCGGTATTTATCATACTTTTGAAAAAAGGGAAGAGGATTTAATGCCTGCTCTGCTGAAAATAAATAATTTAGTCGGTGGCTATTATAAAGAAGATATTATCAAGGGATTGACTCTGAATGTAAATCAAGGCGATTTTCTGGTAATTATCGGGCCCAATGGTTCAGGGAAAACTACGCTTTTACGCCTGGTAACGCGGGTGCTTAATTTAAAAGCCGGAGAGATTCTTTATAAAGATGAAAATATAGCGCGGATGGATTTAAAAGAATTTTGTCGAAGAATAGCTTTTGTATCTGGGGATATCTCAACAGATTTCTCTTTTACGGTTATGGAACTAGTTTTAATGGGCAGAATTCCTCATTTAAAAAGGCTGCAATTTGAAACTAAAAAAGATATTGAGATTGCTATTAGTAAGCTTGCCCTCACTGATACCCTGAGCCTAAAAGACAAGCATATCGATGAATTAAGTGCTGGTGAGCGCCAGAGAGTGGTTATAGCCCGCGCCTTAGCTCAGGAACCACTTCTTCTGTTATTGGATGAACCGACTTCGCATTTGGATATCGGGCATCAGGTGCAGATTTTGGATTTATTAAAAAAGCTTAATCGCCGTGATAACCTTACGATTGTAATGATTTTACATGATTTAAATTTAGCCAGCGCCTATGCTAATCGTATTGCTTTACTAGACAAGGGTATTGTTTTTAAGCAGGGTTCTGCGCAGGAAGTTTTAACCTATCAGAATATCGAAGCGGTGTATAAAACAATCGTTTTAGTTAATGATAATCCCCTTACCGGTAAGCCAAATGTGGTTTTGGTTCCGGGAGATAATCAATAATGACAAGGCTTTTTTTAATCCGCCATGGGATAACCGTTTGGAATAAGCAGGGCCGTTACTGTGGGTGTAAGGATGTGTCTTTAAGCAGCCAAGGGAAGATCCAGGTTGCTAAATTACGCATGAGTCTTGGAAGTTTAAGATTTGATAAAATTTACTGTAGCGATAGGAAACGCGCGCTCCAGAGCAGGTCAATACTCTTTGGAAGGCATAAATTTACCAAGATGAAGGGTTTAAGAGAGATTAATTTTGGCGTACTCGAAGGGTTAAAGCATGATGAAATTATGAAAAAATACTCCGAGGTTTATAAAAACTGGTTAACTAATCCTTATAAGGCTCGGATTCCTAGGGCAGAACCTATGCAGATTTTTAAAAAAAGGGTGGTGGGTACTATAAAGAAGATATTTAAAATTAATTCCGGAAAAACTATTGCCGCGGTTTGTCACGGTGGGGTAATCGGTGCATTCGTAAGTAATATATTAAAGAAGGATCGTGAATTTTGGCGTTATGTACCCGCCTCTTCAAGTATTACAGTTGTGGAGTATAAGGACAAGAAATTTAAGCTGAGTAAATTTTATCACAAAAAATATCTTTCTAGTAAATAATGAATAAAATAACTTTAATTTTAGGAGGAGCACGTAGTGGAAAAAGTTCCTATGCTTTGACTCTTGCTAAAAGATATAAAAAAGTTGCCTTTATTGCTACTTGCCAGGGGCAAGATAAAGAAATGCGTCAACGTATCAAGTTGCATAAAGAAGCCAGGCCTAAGCATTGGGATACTTTTGAGGAGCCCAGAAATTTAAAAAAAGTAATAGAAGGGATAAATAATAAATTTGAATGTATTTTAATTGATTGCCTAACTCTTTTAGTTTCTAATTTTATCTTAGCTGGAGAGAAGGAGCCAAAAATTTTTAAGGAGCTTGATGAATTATTGTCTATTTTAGTTAAAAAAAGAGTAAAAATAATAATAGTTTCTAATGAAGTTGGTCTGGGGTTGGTTCCCGTAAATAAATTAGGAAGAGATTTTCGTGATATCGCAGGAAAAGTAAATCAATTTGTCGCAGCAAAGGCCAAGGAGGTAATTTTTATGGTCTCCGGAATACCTTTAAAGATAAAAGGAGGCAACTAATTGGAAAGGATAAAAAAGATAATCGGTGAAATCTCTGAGGTCGATATCTTGATGATGAAGAAAACTCAAGAAAGATTAGATAGTTTGACCAAGCCTTTAGGAAGCCTAGGCAGATTGGAAGAATTAGCAAAACAAATCTGTGGAATTACCGGAAAAGATAATCCCTTGCTAGAAAAGAAGGTTATTTTTACCTTGGCTGCAGATCATGGTGTTACTGATGAGGGGGTAAGTGCTTATCCTCGGGAGGTAACTGCTCAGATGGTTTACAATTTTTTAAATGGTGGGGCAGGAATAAATGTTTTAGCAAGGCATGTTAATGCACGGGTAGTGGTCGCAGATTTTGGAGTTGTTGTGGATCTAAAAGCCAACCAGAAATTGAAGATTAAGAAGATAAATTACGGAACAAAAAATATGGCAAAGGGTCCGGCAATGACTAGGGATGAGGCTATAAAAGCCATTTGCGCGGGGATTGAAATACTTAAAGAAGAGCTTAAGTTTGGGGTTAATATTATTGGAACCGGGGAGATGGGCATTGGTAATACTACTGCTGCCAGCGCAATCGCTGCCTGTTTTACTAAAAGAGAAGTTGAAGAGGTAGTTGGAAGAGGGGCAGGTTTAGATAATAGAGGACTAAAAAATAAGATAGAGGTGATTAAAAAGTCTCTTTCTATTAATAAACCTAATTCGTCCGATCCTATTGATGTTTTATCTAAAATAGGAGGATTTGAAATCGCCGGCCTTGTAGGGGTTATTCTGGCGGCTTCTGCCAATAAGATTCCTGTAGTTATTGATGGATTTATATCCGCAGCCAGTGCTTTGGTTGCTTTTAAAATTGAGCCTAAAGTAAAAAATTATATGATCGCCGCGCATAATTCTGTAGAAAAGGGCCATAAAATTATTTTAGAGCATATCGGTTTAAGACCCCTAATGGATTTGGATTTACGGCTTGGTGAAGGCACAGGAGGGGCATTGGGTATTGGTTTGGCTGATGCAGCAGTTAAGATCCTTACGCAAATGGCTACTTTTAAGAATGCTAATGTATCGGAGAAAAAGGAATGAGTAGTTTTTTATTGGCAATGCAATTTCTAACCATTCTGCCTCTAGAGATTAAAAAATTTAACCAGGTTAAAATAGCCAAGTCCCTAATCTACTTTCCGGTTGTCGGCTTATTTTTAGGATTAATACTTACTGGTATAAACATGTTATTAACGGCTTTGGGTATTTTTCCGTTGACCGTAAACATAATCCTGGTTGTGGTTTTAATTATTCTTACCGGAGGAATGCATTTAGATGGGTTAAGTGATACAGCAGATGCGTTTTTAAGTGGTAAAGAGAAAGAAGAAATGCTTACGATTATGCGGGATTCGCATACCGGAGTAATGGGCGTTTTGAGCTTGATAAGTATTATACTTCTTAAGACCGGTTTGCTCCTGTCTGTGAGTGTTGTGCTGAAACCAGCAGCTTTAATATTGATGTGTGTTTTAGGTAGGTGGTCTGCTGTTTTTTGTATGTATTTATTTCCTTACGCGCGCCAGGAAGGCAAGGCAAAATTATTTATAGAAGGGATTAACTTAAAAATCTTTATTATTTCTTCAATAGTCGTCATTATCTGCGTATCTGTAGTTTTGAGCATAGCGGGATTGGCTATTTTATTAACTATATCCGGTTGTATTTATTTAATTGGAAAATCTATTTGTAAAAAGATCGAAGGAATAACCGGTGATACGCTGGGAGCTCTAATTGAATTGACAGAAGTTGCTACTTTATTAATTTTGTGTTTTGTTCAAGGGGTGATCAATGGATAAGCAAAAGGCAATAGCATCCTGGAGCGGAGGTAAAGACAGCTGTTTGGCTTGTTATAAGGCAATACAGCAGGGGTATGATGTAAAGCTGCTTTTAAATTTTGTCTCACGGGAATCAAAGCGCGGATGTTTTCATGGGATTGAGGGAAGGTTGCTTAAGCATCAGGCGGATTTAATCGGGATTCCTTTGGCGCAAAAAGAAGTTAGCCCGGATATGGAAAAATATGAGGAGGAATTTAAAGCTGCGGTAACCCAGCTGCGGGGCAAAGATATCGGTTCGATGGTGTTCGGGGATATATATTTATTAGAGCATGAAAGTTGGATTGAACGGGTATGTAAAGATTTGAATATTAATGCATTAGAGCCACTTTGGAATAATCCTACAGAAAATATTATCGATGATTTTTTAAAAGCAGGATTTAAAGCAGTTATTGTTAGCTGTAAGGCAGATGTAATGGGCAAGGAATATCTTGGCCGTTATATTGATAGAAGCCTGGTTGAAGAACTTAAGAATAAAGGAATTTGTCCCTGTGGGGAGAAAGGAGAATTTCATACTTTAGTGGTTGATGGGCCGATATTCAGCAAGCCCATTGAAATATTAGAAGCAGAACCTGTAATTAAGGAAAGTTTTTGGAAACATTGGTTTTTAGATATTAAAAAATACGGTTAAAATTTCTAAGGATACAAAACCGGATAGGTGAAGGAAGTCTTGGTAAAATTCCAGGCGCTGTTGCGCAACGGTAAACACCTGATATTTTAAGGAGTAGCCCGGTCGATCACCTGTTGGCAGGTAAGTACTCTCGCAGAAAGAGAAAGGATTGTAATGAAAAAAAATATAAAGAATCTAGTTGTTTCGGCAATATTGTTTTTTGTCTTATCGGGTGTTGCCAGTGCAGGCGATATTGAATTAGATAAAATCGTAGTTACCCCTTCTAGAGTAGAAGAATCTTCAGGAGATACCGGCCGCACAGTTGATGTAGTTACCTCGGCAAATATAGAAAAAAGCGGAACACAAGATTTAGCCGGGGCTCTTACCGATTTAACCTCTGTTAATATAAGTACCTATGGAGGGTCAAATGCAACAAAATCAATAAGAATGCGCGGCTCTACCGCGGCTCAAGTTTTAGTTTTGATGGATGGCAGGCCGCTGAATAACCCCAGGGATGGTGAAGTAGATTTGTCAACTATACCTTTAGATAATATAAGCAGAGTTGAGGTTATGCATGGGCCTGGCTCAAGCTTATATGGTAGCTCGGCAATGGGGGGAGTGGTTAATATTATTACCAAAAGTCCTCCTAAGCAAGGCCAGAAGGTTGAGGCATATTCGAGTTTTGGCACTGCGCGGACTTATGTTGAGCGCCTGTTATACGGGGCAAATATCTCAAAGTTTTCCTACCTTATTAGCGGGGGATATCAAAGTTCCCAAGGTTTTAGGGAGAATTCCGAACTAAATGCTAAAGATTGTAATCTTAAATTAGGATATGACCTTAACAACGAAAATAATTTAATTTTGAATTCTGGTTTTTATAAAAGTAAAGTAGGCGCGCCAGGGTCAATAAGTTTTTTTGATCCAGATGATAAACAGAATACGCTGAAGCGTTTTTTTGATTTTAGTTGGAATTTTAAGCCGGATGAGCAGACGGGGTTCTTGG
The genomic region above belongs to Candidatus Omnitrophota bacterium and contains:
- a CDS encoding glycosyltransferase; translation: MRPKRIILMYISEVSGHRSATMAIEKAIKQLRPDTEILNINAFNYTNPISEKVINRIYMEVIKRTPKIWDYLYDNPSVVKGLENIKRRVHKSNSPKLKKLFDSFNPDLVVCTQAFPCGMVADYKKTYSVNLPLVAVLTDYIPHSYWVYDTVDYYITPSEDVSARLEKKGVASGKIRSYGIPFDHKFNQKLDIGHIFDKLGLNKQRPVVLIMGGGQGLGPIKTIVGSLEKSNHDLCELIVAGINKKLFRSLKRKIKHYKKDIHLFGFVQNIHELMRISSVIISKPGGVTTAEVLSMGLPMVIVKPIPGQEVNNTSFLTQKGAAIKVDEPKVVHKIIDELLENKTKLEQLKSAALKIAKPQASMDIAKLLLSL
- a CDS encoding lysophospholipid acyltransferase family protein, producing the protein MLNYYLYRFGQFIALNLPLKFVYCFAMFLADLHYFFAFRDRRFVRNNLRVIFPDKPIRDLRKISRKVFQNFAKYLVDFFRFEKLDLEYIDKNIKLENLHHFDDALSKGKGAIVLTAHLGNWELGGVVIAQLKYPFWVVALPHKNKKVNGFFDTQRNGKGVKVIAMGKAVRSCISEIRNNHMVALVGDRDFTEKGIVIDFFGKPTHFPKGPAALSLMTGALIVPGFMLRNPDDSFTLRIEKPIEFSPTGDREKDLAGLVTVYKKIIEDYIRKYPEQWYVFHKFWVS
- a CDS encoding glycosyltransferase family 2 protein, with translation MRTCVIIPTYNESRAIGSLISQITKLGLEVIIVDDGSRDDTAKIALSSGAKVLRNDINMGKGASLIKGYNFVIAQGFDAVISMDGDGQHSCDDITAFIHKAKDSQNALIVGNRMSTTRGMPALRVITNRFMSALISLIIKQYIPDTQCGFRLIKKELLEKINLSTSKYETESEILIKAARLGFKIESIPIKTIYSGQKSQINPFIDTLRFLRFIILHSIRSPKHV
- a CDS encoding cob(I)yrinic acid a,c-diamide adenosyltransferase is translated as MIQVYTGNGKGKTTAALGLAIRAAGAGFNVYIAQFTKGRFCSEHKALKKIKNIKVEQFGRNCFIKYKPQAIDVALAHKGLEKVKKIISRRKYRLIILDEINVALKLRLVEIKDVLDLMKYTPRGIELVLTGRCAPEQIVKCADLVSQIKEIKHYYKRGFRARKGIEF
- a CDS encoding cobalamin-binding protein, coding for MKKTIFLAVFFGLFFYSTAFAYARYISLAPSTTEILFALGLDEEIVGVSSYCNYPAQAKNKNRIGDFSSPNIEKIISLKPDYIFCTGLEQAPVITQLKQLKLNVYVADPVNVEELLKTIKEIGEITKRTSQATVLIQQMRNQIQAVTSKVELIPQGKRIKVFLEIWHEPLMTAAGGSFVDELVTLAGGINIAHDLPRPYCSFSAESVISLNPQCIILAYMDKEAPLKLIKQRFGWERIDAVKNGRIFNDIDPDILLRPGPRITKGLSQIYKRLYQ
- a CDS encoding iron ABC transporter permease, yielding MRLGRKLLILFLLLCVAVILGLIKGAVNIPLPDLLSKGNQTIINLRLLRIVAAIFVGSGLAVSGIALQAILRNPLAEPYLLGTSSGAGLAALSAMILGVSRIYMPLAAFLGAGLSIIIVYNLSRERGMIVDKTLILSGVIISVAFSSVIVFLVSLFGDKAMHEMNWWLWGSLQVFDYKLLLLVAFPVVLGICVIYLFAQDLNAISMGEEDARHLGIEVQNIKKVLIFITALITASLICICGIIGFVGLIVPHMMRLVVGPNHKVLIPVTCLAASVFMVACDLLARTLFAPVEIPIGVLTAIIGTPVFIILLKKGKRI
- a CDS encoding ABC transporter ATP-binding protein — encoded protein: MPALLKINNLVGGYYKEDIIKGLTLNVNQGDFLVIIGPNGSGKTTLLRLVTRVLNLKAGEILYKDENIARMDLKEFCRRIAFVSGDISTDFSFTVMELVLMGRIPHLKRLQFETKKDIEIAISKLALTDTLSLKDKHIDELSAGERQRVVIARALAQEPLLLLLDEPTSHLDIGHQVQILDLLKKLNRRDNLTIVMILHDLNLASAYANRIALLDKGIVFKQGSAQEVLTYQNIEAVYKTIVLVNDNPLTGKPNVVLVPGDNQ
- a CDS encoding histidine phosphatase family protein; the encoded protein is MTRLFLIRHGITVWNKQGRYCGCKDVSLSSQGKIQVAKLRMSLGSLRFDKIYCSDRKRALQSRSILFGRHKFTKMKGLREINFGVLEGLKHDEIMKKYSEVYKNWLTNPYKARIPRAEPMQIFKKRVVGTIKKIFKINSGKTIAAVCHGGVIGAFVSNILKKDREFWRYVPASSSITVVEYKDKKFKLSKFYHKKYLSSK
- the cobU gene encoding bifunctional adenosylcobinamide kinase/adenosylcobinamide-phosphate guanylyltransferase, with product MNKITLILGGARSGKSSYALTLAKRYKKVAFIATCQGQDKEMRQRIKLHKEARPKHWDTFEEPRNLKKVIEGINNKFECILIDCLTLLVSNFILAGEKEPKIFKELDELLSILVKKRVKIIIVSNEVGLGLVPVNKLGRDFRDIAGKVNQFVAAKAKEVIFMVSGIPLKIKGGN
- the cobT gene encoding nicotinate-nucleotide--dimethylbenzimidazole phosphoribosyltransferase produces the protein MERIKKIIGEISEVDILMMKKTQERLDSLTKPLGSLGRLEELAKQICGITGKDNPLLEKKVIFTLAADHGVTDEGVSAYPREVTAQMVYNFLNGGAGINVLARHVNARVVVADFGVVVDLKANQKLKIKKINYGTKNMAKGPAMTRDEAIKAICAGIEILKEELKFGVNIIGTGEMGIGNTTAASAIAACFTKREVEEVVGRGAGLDNRGLKNKIEVIKKSLSINKPNSSDPIDVLSKIGGFEIAGLVGVILAASANKIPVVIDGFISAASALVAFKIEPKVKNYMIAAHNSVEKGHKIILEHIGLRPLMDLDLRLGEGTGGALGIGLADAAVKILTQMATFKNANVSEKKE
- the cobS gene encoding adenosylcobinamide-GDP ribazoletransferase — its product is MSSFLLAMQFLTILPLEIKKFNQVKIAKSLIYFPVVGLFLGLILTGINMLLTALGIFPLTVNIILVVVLIILTGGMHLDGLSDTADAFLSGKEKEEMLTIMRDSHTGVMGVLSLISIILLKTGLLLSVSVVLKPAALILMCVLGRWSAVFCMYLFPYARQEGKAKLFIEGINLKIFIISSIVVIICVSVVLSIAGLAILLTISGCIYLIGKSICKKIEGITGDTLGALIELTEVATLLILCFVQGVING
- a CDS encoding diphthine--ammonia ligase, which codes for MDKQKAIASWSGGKDSCLACYKAIQQGYDVKLLLNFVSRESKRGCFHGIEGRLLKHQADLIGIPLAQKEVSPDMEKYEEEFKAAVTQLRGKDIGSMVFGDIYLLEHESWIERVCKDLNINALEPLWNNPTENIIDDFLKAGFKAVIVSCKADVMGKEYLGRYIDRSLVEELKNKGICPCGEKGEFHTLVVDGPIFSKPIEILEAEPVIKESFWKHWFLDIKKYG